One part of the Mycobacteriales bacterium genome encodes these proteins:
- a CDS encoding DUF222 domain-containing protein, translating to MGSELDAAIRRTADRITLAEQMPVGGLLMLEIDKIAVLPMDAYCAVRLHALYSKLESHLAARRMIAASDAVHRLHGKLDFPVGEARMLAAQEIACATRTSYVSAMTGVGVVERVRECLAASWVALDRGEITMAHLTAVERATRHCPAHIAEAVDARVVALTVERAWTPSQTAKAARTLIVALDPHGAADRAAQASNDADVSCYPDSDGMATL from the coding sequence ATGGGGTCGGAGTTGGACGCCGCGATCCGGCGCACGGCTGACCGGATCACCCTGGCTGAGCAGATGCCGGTCGGTGGGCTGTTGATGCTCGAGATCGACAAGATCGCGGTGCTGCCGATGGATGCCTACTGCGCGGTGCGCCTGCACGCCCTCTACAGCAAGCTCGAGTCCCACCTCGCGGCGCGGCGGATGATCGCTGCCTCGGATGCGGTGCACCGGCTGCACGGCAAGCTCGACTTCCCGGTCGGGGAGGCGCGGATGCTGGCCGCGCAGGAGATCGCCTGCGCCACCCGCACCTCCTATGTCAGCGCGATGACCGGGGTCGGGGTCGTGGAACGGGTCCGGGAGTGTCTGGCGGCCTCGTGGGTGGCGCTGGACCGCGGTGAGATCACGATGGCGCACCTGACGGCGGTGGAGCGCGCGACCCGTCACTGCCCGGCGCACATCGCCGAAGCGGTCGACGCGCGGGTGGTGGCGTTGACGGTCGAACGGGCATGGACCCCGAGCCAGACCGCGAAAGCCGCCCGCACACTGATCGTGGCCCTCGACCCCCACGGCGCCGCGGACCGGGCGGCGCAGGCGAGCAACGACGCCGACGTGAGCTGCTATCCCGACTCCGATGGCATGGCCACCCTG